The window CGAAGGTCATGTGCGGGGTGGGGTTGATGAAGGTTTCCGGATGGGGAAGAACTCCGTCGGCGACGAGGGACGCCCAGAACTGCCGGCTCACCTGGAACTGCTCATTGATCTTGACCGCGCGCGACGTCTCGAGTGATCCGTCGGACGCCTCGGGCATGTAGTTCAGCTCGGCCAGCGCGGCATGGCCGGTACCGGCGTTGTTCCACGGGTTCGAGCTCTCTTGCGCGACCGCGCTCAGCTGCTCGAAGATGACGATGGACCAATCCGGCTGCAGCCGCTTGATCATCGTTCCGAGCGTGGCACTCATGATGCCACCACCGATCAGGACGACATCCACGCTCTTTGTGCTCACGAACCCGATTCTACGCCGCTTGTATACAACCAGGGAACGAGGTTGACGATCACTGCGGGCAGTACACACTCATCGCGGCGATGACGACGTCATTGTTGTGGACATCGTCGATGACGACGATCTCATCGACAGGCGCGCCCGCGCCCGCTGCCTCGCATACGCGTTGGGCTGCCCCGACCAGATCACCGTCAGGTGGACGCCCTTCGGGCCAGCTCTGCTGCATGATTGCCAGGAACGCCTCGTCCGACGTCGCTTGGGGCTTCTCGGCCTCCGTCATCGAAGTCTCGTCGGGTGCCGGCACCGCCTCCGGTTGGGGAGGTTCGGAAGATGCAGGGGGCGCCGGGTTCGAGGTGCTGCTGGTCGGCCCAGGGATTCCCGTCGCGGCGATCGAAGAGTCGGGAGTCGGAGCGGTCGCGGATTCAGCAGTCGCACCGTCGGGCGTCGAGACGAACCCGGGTAGCGGCGAACAACCACCCAGAATCATGCCACTGGCGATCAACCCGATCGCGACCCATCTTCTCTTCATGTCCGGAGCCTATTCGTCAAGCCCTTATTTGACGATGAGACCGAGCTTCTGCAAGATCAAGCGGCTCTTGACCTGCCAGGTGGCGTCAGCCGGCACGTCTCCCGGCGCCCGCGCCACTCGTTCTCCCTGTCGGTCTAGGGCATGAATCCAGTCGACCTGGTGGTCGCGGTCGATCACAGCGACGCTCGTCAAGCCCCGACTGTTGGCGCCCTCGATCGGTGTCGTCAAGACCGGAAGGCCTGCGGCACGGTACTCGTACGTCTTGATGACGTCTCCACCCACCTCGCCGACCCCCACGTTGTGTGGCACCCAGCCGATGTCGAACCTGGTGAGCAGGCTGGGCACGTCTTCGTAGTGCACGTCGCCCAGCAACTCGACGTTGGGCATCGATTCGAGCGGCTTACGGTACTCGGCATCGAGGATCGGGCCGGCAAAGATGAATTGCATACCGGGGAACGCCGCGGCGACCTTGAGGATCAGGTCGAGGTCAAGACGTTTGCCGATTTTGCCGACATAACCGATCGTCGTGGGTCCAGCAGCTTGGGAATGAGTGTCGAAACGCTGCGGATCGACGCCGTTGGGAAGCAAGATCACGTCGTCCCTGCCGAACCGGCGCGCCAGCTCAACAGTTCCCTCAGCGTTGGCAGTGACGACCGAGGCCGCATCGAACGACGCCGCATACGCTCGTTCTACCTCAGGCTTGATCGATTGGAAAGCGAAATGAACAGTCCAGTCGTCGAGAAGATCGATTACGGTCGGCTGCCCCGAGGTGAAGGGGTTGGCACCCACGGCCGCTTGGGAGACGAACGGGTTCCAAACGACTGCGGGTGCCGCCGAGTCTTCGAGGTAAAGAGAAGGGTAGCTCTGAGCGGACCCGACCCACCACCGTCGGCGATCCCGAATCGAGGGAAGCCGCCACGTCTGAGTTTCGATTGGGCGGGTGTTCTGCGCCACGGCGCGACCGGCCGGTTGCCGGTACGGCAGAAAGGCGGGTTCCGGCCTAGACACGACACCCACCTCGCCGCGATCCTCGAGGTGCCTACCGAACCACTCGATCATGTGGCCGTCACGTGTTCGATACCCCTCGCTCAGCAGCTTGCGCTGACCATGCATGGGATAGGCGAAAAGTGCCGGAGGGCGTGATCGCGAGGACACATTCACCTAGTCCTACTTCCGTCGGGACGTGTCGATCAAGCGAAGAAGTGCCTGCTCATAGCCCTCGCACACTGCTTCCCAGCTGTAGATCTCCCGGGAGCGCACAAACGCCCCTTCACGGAGGACCTCCTGTTGGGCCGAGTCGGAGAGCAGAGCCAATACCGCGTCACGGATCGCCTCGGGGGTAGGGTCGACGAAACGTCCGAAGTCTCCGAGTACCTCGCGGTTATAGACTGTGTCGCGCGCCACGACGGGGGCTTTGCACGCCATCGCCTGCACCAGTGCCGGGTTCGTTCCACCCACGCTATGGCCGTGGAAGTACACGCCCGCATGCTGCCAGAGAGCGAACAACCTGCGGTCGTCATTGACATGACCGAGCCATCTGACGTTCTGGCGCCTCTCACTCAACGCGCGAGCACGCTCATCGAACTCGCCTCCATAACCCGAGGAACCCACGATCACGACATCCGTGTCAGATGGCATGAGTTCTACCGCGCGCAGGAACTCCTCGATCGTGTTCTCGGGCACGAACCGCGCGACCACCAAAACGTAACCCCTGCTGGTCAATCCGGGCTCGACGGGCAGGCCGCCGGGAACGTCGCCGCCGTACGGGATGAAGGTTCCCTCGACACGGAAATCGTTCCGCCAACGGCGCACTATCTCGTGAGAGTCGCAGACAAGCTCGTCAGCCCATAGCGCCGACGCGCGGGCACCCACCCTGAAGACGAATTTGGCCGCCCTTCCCCACTTTTGGCGGTCCCACTCGATCCCGTCCACGTTGAGCAGGGTAGGTATGCGTCGCACCTTGAAGAACGGAAGCCAGAAACCGTTCGCCACGTTCATGACCAGAACGACATCCGGCTTGTCCACCGCAGCCTTAAAACTCGAGGTAAGTCCGTACGACAGAGTGCTCGCCGATTTGGAGTCGATCCCACGACTGAGCGAGGTCGTGACTCTCGGGTCGCGGTCTGGATCGTCCACTCTGGTGGAGCCGACCCGGCCGAAGACCTCGACATCCCATCCGCGGTCGGCGAGGTAGGGGGCCAGTTTGCGGACCGCAGTTTCGAACCCGCCATAATAACTCGGGTACCCGCGGGTACCGACGATTGCGACCGAATTCCCCAATGTGCCTCCAAGATCAACGACTTCTTCTGGAGAAGCGTCGTTGGTCCCCGTCGTGCGCCCCAGGGCTGGCCTGGCGACTGTCCGTATAGTGTGGCATAGCTACGCCGAGGAGTTGTGCCCGTATGGACTACTGCGACGCCTAGGAACCTGCATTGAGGCGGGTCACGGAAGCTGCCGCCAGAGGCTTCCCTCCCAGAAGTAGGACACCACCTTGTCCTGTGTGAGCAAGACCGGCTGCGAACCGATGTTTCTCGTCCGTGTTGCCGTCCCGTGGGCGATTGTGGACGATCCCGTCCCGACTGCAAAAATATTCAACCGTTGTGCCCGACGCCGCCCCGGCAGGAACGGCGCCAATACTTGCGCACCTGTCGGTTTGAGTTGAATAGTGATGTTGTCGTCTTCCGAAGCCCAGACAGAAGTCAGCGCCCCGTTGACGGTGCCCTCGAAGTAATGGAAAGCCGAAGATAGATCGCTCCGGGCGATCGTAGGATCGTAGCGACACCTCCACTTCAGCGAACTGTTGCCTTCGTAGGTTCCCGGCATGATGCGGAAGGGGTAGTCGAACACGACGTCGTCCAGTGTGACTTCCTGCCCCCCACCTGTTATGAATCGATCGGCGCGGACCGCAGCGCTCTGGCTCTGCTTGAGGCCGACGTTCCGAAGAGTGAGGCGGTTCATCGATGGCTGCCCACCCGTCAACTGACTGCTGTAGCAGTACTGGATCGAACCCGCCTCATTGAGCGTGAAGTCGAAGACGGCATCGCTGACAGTGACGTCGGAGTTCTTGTTCCTCACGACGGCGTAGGTGACCCCGGTTACACCGGCCGACGAGGTGAAACGCATGTTCCGGACGTCGAGCATCGCGTTGGTGCAATCGATACCCCAGCGGGAGTTGGTCACGACCAGCCCATCGACGTAGGCATTCGGCGATGTGTATCGCTTACCGACGTCCGTGTGGCCCGTCGGGTTGACGGTCACGAAGAGCGCAGTCTTAACGATGTTGACCAGGGTCACGTTCGTGATGACATGACCCCAGGACCGGCCACCCTTCTCGCCTTCGGTGTGGACCATCACACCGATATCCATCCAGTCGGCCCTGCAGTCGGAGACCATGTGAGCCTTGCCGCGGAGGGCAAATCCGGCCGCTCCCGCCCCGCCGCTACTGGCAGAGCAGTTCGCGAAGCGGATGCTCTCGCTCGCATGGTGCGTGTCGAATGCAGATCCGGAAGTTCCAGTGGAGTGGCAGTTGATGATCTTGTTCGCGTAGCTCCGCCCGTGGTTCACGTACTCCTTGGTATTGGCCGCGATCCGAGGCGTGTCATCCGTGTATGCGTGACGGACGAAGCGCATTGAACTATTCTGGACTATTCCGCCCGTGCCGCATTGATCGATCACTCCGTACCCCAGCTGGTTCGGGGTCGTGCCCGTGTTGTTCACCGCATAGCCGATGTCGACGCTGTCGACGAGATAGTTGTAGCAGCCTTGGAGGGAGATGACCGGCCCGCCGGCTCTCGGACACTTGACGTCTGCCACGATCGGCCGGAAAAGACCCGCCAATTGGATCAGCACACCATAGCCGCCGCTCGTCGAGAGGCCGACATCGGAGGTTTGAACAGTGAAACCTCGGAACTCGAACGAATCCTTCGGCACCGCGACCAATCGGATATTGGTCGCGTACGACTCGCGCAACCGGCCGACTGTGTAGAGCGTCGTACCCGAGATGCGTTTCACGACGGCATACTCGCCAATCCGAGAGGCGACGTCACCAGACTGGCTTCGAGCGTCGTCAATCACATCGTCAGCAACGATTTTGAAAACGTCACCTTCCCTGAGATCGCTGTTCCCGGCCGTCGTGATCCGATGGACCTGAGTAGTCGCGGGTTCGCCAGGATTGCTGCTCGGCTCGTCGACCAGAGCGATGGCGGTGACACCAACCGCGGTGGCCCAGCTCGGTGAGACGGCCACCACCGGCGCTTTTGCATTCTGGACGAGCGTCGCACCGTAACCCACGAGGCGGATGTTCCCGCGACCCGCATTCAGCGGACCGCTGAGGTTGTAGGTACCTGGAGCCAGAATGGCTGTGCCATTTTCCGGCACCGTCGCAATGGCCGCAGAAATTCCCGCCGTCGAGTCCCCCGAACCGTCAGGAAAGATATTCGGAAAGTTCGCCGACGAGACGTAGAGGCCCACCTCCTCGATTCGCCGGGCGATAGCTTCGCTGTCCATCGTGACAGGAGCCGCGTGTGCTGGGCTCGCATTCGATATCGCGGTCGCACCTACGGCAGCGGAGGCCAGACCCCACCCCAATAGAGAACGACGGGTGTGCTTAAACTGCGTTTCGTTCGACATTTGCTTCCCCAAAAAGTGAATGTCTGGTTGAGGCGGTTACGCCCCGTGCCTGAACCATACATCCACTTCCGGCTCTTTGGATGCCGTCGCGGTGAGCGCGCGACTGCCGCCTCGTAAACCGGAGGGAGGTTGATGCGTCCGCAGTGGCCGCACCGCGATCACACGCCACTGACCTGTCGCGGTGATCCTGCGCTTTCGACGAGCACTGCACCGCGACCTCCGCAGAGAAGGTCCATACCGCCTGCGAGCACGATGAACGGGCCGCTCCGCCCCGTTCCGTACTGAAAAATCGGATAGCACGGGATCGTGTGCCCGAACGACAACGAGGTCGATCTTTGGGACTGCTTCGGGACAGAACGGGAGAGTGAAAGCCTCCTGATCTTCGCTCCTGCCGCGATGCGTGATCATACGCACGGCCGAGGACGGACGATGTCGCAGCCGCTCCCCGGGCCACCTATCAACTGATCAGAAGATTACCGGTGGCTGTAGCGAAGAACACGAAACCGATGCCCTTCGTCGCCCCTACGCTGGATGCCACTAACACATCGTTCACCAAAGCCCAGGTAAAGGACGGATCCTCGGTCGATTCACCTTTGATCCAACCACCGCTGCTGATCAGCACTACGGTCTCGACCGGACCTGAGTCCGAAGATGCCTTCGAAACCATCAGGATATACGTGGACGACCGCGCGTCTGTGACGGCCCTCCGTTTTGCCGTGATCACGACCAGCGCACCGTACTCCTTGCCCGCCCGCTCCACATCGCGGCAGGTGAATGTCGGTGCGGATCCGCCGGGCGAGAAACTCGCGGTGGACTGGGCCGTGGACGAACCTGCGAATTTCTCCAACCGCGAGAACGTGGCGAGACCGACGCCCGCCGTCGACGGGTAGCGGTCGCCTTCTCCGGCGCGCGGGCTGAAGCCGTCATCGACGATGGGCATGATTCCCACGGAGTCCGCGAAATGGTACCGATTGTGGGCGGTTCCGACGCCCAGTGGCTCCGCCCCCAGGTAAGTCGGCGGATGATCGTCGTAGATTACTGAGTTGAGCCCGACACTGCAGGCTTGAGCTGCGCCCTCCACGTAGATCGCATGGCGCGTGTAGTAGGTGATCTGGTTGGAGGTCGCGACGAGCCTGAGGCTCTCGCCCGTCTCATGCCCACTTATGTGGATGCCATCCGATGGGACCACCTGTCCGGGCCACGCGATATTATTTCCCGTGATGTTCGCGGTCCTCGCCGCCGAGAGCTTTATAGCCTCCGTCCCGGCCTCGAAGCAGTTGTTGTTGTGGATGTGGACCCAGTTCGATTCGCCGATGTAGATGTTGTTCTTCTTTTCCAGCACGCGAGGGCTCCCTCCCTCGCGGTTCTGGTTATGGGTTAGGAAGAAGAACGTGTTGTCCGTCACTGTCACGCCGTCGATCGAATCGCAATGAACGTGAGATTCGTAGGCGCGGTTCACGATGTTCCCGCTGAAGACGCAGTCGCTGTTCACTCCCCACGGTGCATCCTCGTGGCGGCTCGCCTTCCAGGCGTAGTCGACCTCCCCGAAGTGGTTGTTCGAGATGACGATCATGGCATTCGAGTGATCAGGCAGCGCTGAGTTCGCGGGGTGCGAGATGGCGACCTCTGCGCCATAGAAGAAGCAGTCATTGATCAGCAACTCGCGACACCCATCGATCTCGATGAAAGAGGAGCCCCGGGGTATGGCCGCGCCGTTCGCGGAGGCAAGAGTGCGGAGAAACCGGATGCCTTGGACCTGTGATTTGAACGCCCTGCGGTCGCGGCCGTTGCCGAATACCCACTTCGATGTCGGCGAGAACGAGATCGCCCCGCCCCCTCTAGCGCTGACGAAGGGTGGAAATCTGAGCACGCCGTCGAAGCGCAAGGGCAGATCGGAGAAGTCCACCGTTCCTCGTCCAAAATCTGCTACTGCCGATACGGCGGCCTGGAAAGCGGCTGCATTTTCGACGCCGGTTTTCTCCCGCCCCGCCCCGAAATCGAGCACAGAGGTGGTTTCGACTCCGGAGGGTGGCACGGCCGCCTGAGCCGGTTGAGCACCTCCGAGAACTCCGGCAGCGACGAGTGGGCTCGCGATCAGGCCCGCCCGCAAGATGTCTCGACGCTCAATGCCATGGTCTGTGACGTCGCGAGACGCCCCGGAGTTCCTCACCTTCGGAGCCGATCAGCGTGCGAGGTGATCGCGTGTCCGAAGGACCGCTGACGTAGTGATGACTTCCGGGTTCGACGTATCGGCTTTCCCGAATGCTCGACGCGCCAGATACCCCAATGTGAAGAACCACAGATAGAGCAGCGACCCTCCCAGCATGCCCCAGCTCGTGAGCCCCACAACGGAAACTGCCAGTGTCATGAGGACCAGCGCCCGAGAATAACTACCCCGCTCGTCTGTGCGGCGGAAGGCTGGAATCGCGCGCACGGAGAAGACGATCGATGGAAAAAAGAGGAGCACCGCACCCGCGAGGCCCAGCTCAGCCAGGGCCAGCAGGAACATGTTGTGCACCGGCCAGCCACTGCCGGTGAGAGCGTCGAACTGGCCGAAGTAGGGAATGTAATTGCCGGGTCCCACGCCGATGAGCAAGTTGTCGGGGATGTGCTTCAGCGCCACTGCAGCAAGGTGATCTCGAGCGCCTCCCGCCGGGTCCTCCGTGAGGCGCACGATGAACTGATCGAGGAACAAGAAACCCACTACACCAACGATTCCCAGGATCGCGAGTCGCCCTCCGAGCTTGCTGGATCGCGGCAGAAGTAGCGCCCACAGCACCAACACCATCGCCATGACGACGAAATTGGTACGACTGACGGAGAGACCCACTGGAATGAGGCAAACGATGATCGTCAGGATCGCCAGACGGCGCGCGATCGCGTCCACCGATCTCGTGACCGGCAACGCGAGGACGACTACGAAGATCATCGCTTTGCCGAGATTACCGGGGTGACCGAACGAGCCTGAAGCTCTGCCCACAGTGAATTCGGTGGTGGTCGACTCGCTAGGAAATAGCATCACGCCTTGCGTCTGCAGCACAGCCACCAGAGTCTGAAATACGGCGGCGGCGAAGCAGAAGAAGATGAACCACCGATCGAAACGCGGGCTCTCCTGATGCCGATTAGCGAGGTAGAGTCCGACGCCGAACGCCAGAGCGGCGACGACGTAACCGTTGAAGCTGCTCCAAGTCGAATCTGTGACGTTCGTCCAGCCCAAGATCATCAGAACGAGGAGGTAGGCGATCAGCGGAACGAAGGCGAATGGGAAACTCTTCCCCTTGCGCCCGAAGAGAGCCACGATCCCGACGATGACCATCGCGCTCATCGCGATCGGCGCATTGAGCCCGGCGAAACCGAGCAGATTCGACCGAGGGAGCCCGAAGAGGGCGATGACGATGATAGCGCTCAGGGTGATGGTTACACCGATCGCACTGAAGGAGAGCGCGCCAAGGAAGGCTACGACGATGGCGATGATGGTCGACACGTCTCCCCTTTTCTCAGGTCACACCCGGCTTCTTCCGACCCGGTGGCGTTGGTGTGAACTTACCAGATCGAAGGTCGGCTACTGACTGGTGAGCAGACCGCCAGCTTCGAGCTCCTGGGCCGAGGGAAAGTCGAACGCGGCGAGCCGGGTCCCGAGGTCGATCGCACCGGGCTTCGGCAGCTGCTGAACGGCGTGAAGGTCACCAGGAGTCGTCCACTCGACCCCGACTGACGCGTAGTAGTCGCGGTACTTAACCTCCGGCTCAGGATTGCTTGGCTGAACGAGCAGGCACGGACGACCCAGCGCATGAGCGAAGATGATCCCATGTAGTGATGAGGAGTAGACGAACTCCGACTTCAGGATCTCCGTCACGAGGTCTCCTGCGGTGCTGTCGATGTCGATGACCCTGAGCTTCCGCGAGCTGCGGAATCGATTGCGGTCCCGATAGTGCGGAATGAAAGAGACACGGCCCGGGACGACTGCAGTGGTGAGCCTGTCCTTGAAGACCTCACCGACCAGAAGCCCGGGGTCGAGCTCGAAGCGTACGTCCGAGATGTCGAAGCCCGCATCACGGAGCGCTGAAAGAGTGAATGGTCCACGTACGCCTCGGATGCGCACCCCATCGGTGGGCGGAATGGGCGTTCCTTTGGTGCCCACGCCGCAAATGATGTCTTCGGCGAGCATCCGGTGCACGATCGACCCGACCAGCAGGAGTCGGCGCCCCTCGTCCGACACATTCTCGGTGTCGGTCGAGTACAGGTAGCGGATCAGGTCGGTGTTGTAGATGTCCCCAGCGTTGCCAATGCGGAGCGCGCTCTTCCTCGACCGGAGTAGCCTCCTCGATCGATCTGCGCCGTCCCAGTAGAAGCTCCTCAGCGCCAAAGCGATTCCTCCGATGTCGTAGCGATTCCGAATGCGACGTCGTTGACGCCGTAACTCAACAGGATGTCGCCCCCGTGTTGACTGATGCCCGCGAAATAGGTTGCTGAGAGCAAGTTCGGGTTGTGGGCACCGCGTCTGGGCAACATGGAGCGGAGCGAATGCACGAGACGTTTTCGAGACACTCTGGCCGACACCACCCCTGCACCGTCATCCCTGATCTCCACTAACCGGCCGAAGTAGGTCCGCTTCGGCCCGATTGAGAGCTTCTCGTGGGCAATCAAGAGCATCCGGTCAGGCAATACCAGTGGCTGGGTGCCGATCGACCAGGCGCCGAGGGTATCGCCCGCGACCGGAGCGATGGGATCCCTCGTGAACACGAGCTCATCCTCGGTCCCAAGACGTCCCGATATCGCCCGGAGGAGCGTGTATGGGTGGAGCGAATAGATTGCCCTGAGTCCTTCGTCGGCTGCTTCGAAGAACGCCCAGTTCTTTTCGACGCGGCTGCGGCCCCCCTCTACCCGGCACCGCTGAAGGGGACCTGGTTCAGGGGTCAGCCGGAACAGGTAGATGTCGTTGTCCGCGTTCGACCTGTAGCCAGTATTGAAGGTGACGTACATATCGCCCTGCAGGATGAGCAACTTGGGATCCGCGACGGGCGCGACTCCGGATCGGCCGGCCAGGTTCGTGAGGTCGAGAGGGACACTCCACGTCCCGCCTCCATCGGCTGCTTTGGATGATGCGTATGCCCGAAAAGCCTTCTCGCCGTTGACTCGTGCTCGGTACGCCGCGTAGTACCTCGAGCCGTTCAGCCTCACGCTCACATTGAAAATGTTCTGCTGATCGTTCGACGCGGAGAGCGCTCGCAGTTCGTCGACCAGCCCCGACTCATTTAATTTGTGCAGCTGCACGATGCACTCCCTTCACGTCGATTTGGGCCGGCGTCGTACGAAGTCGCCCAGGACGCTCCCTACGGCTGCACGATTCTCGTCACCAGCGAAGAGCCACGCGAGAGGGAGATACAGAACAGCCGAGACTAGGGCGACAGGAACGGCGAAAGCCCAGAACGGCTGACTCACTTCAGCCCACGGAGTGAACTGCATGCCGACGATGAACGCGGCCGACGGAAGGAAGGCTGCCAGGCTCCGAAGCACCTGGCCGGAATACTTCAAAGCGGGCATCTCCACGTATCGCCTCAGAACGATCAACCGAACCGGCCAGAAAAGCAGCACTCTCACCGATCTGCTGAGGGCAACAGCCAGCACGCCGAACGGTGCTGCTGCGAGGAGCAGAAGAATGCCGAAGATGTTCTGACTGAGGGACAGAAGGAAGGACTGCCGCACGGCCCCCAGGGCAAGCAGCGCTGGACCGTCGAACGAGGTGACGGCAAGAAGCGCGGCCGAGGGAGCCAGGAGTTGGAAGATGGGGGTTGACGGGCCCCAGTCGCCCCCGACCAGGAATGGGAGGATCTGTTCCGCCAGCAGCGCGATCGTTCCGAAGACCATGATCGCAATCCCGGCCGTGACGAAGGTCATTCGCATCATCGCACGCCGGAGGCGTGGAAGGTCGTCCTGCACGCGTGAGAACGTAGTCAGGGATATCCGGCCGATCACCGAAGTAATGAGCTCACTCAGGAGGATTAACGCTCTCTGAGCGACGTAGTAGTAACCCAACGTCGTCGGTCCGAAGAGCGCGCCCACCAGGAGCTTGTCGATGTTCGCCTGCGCATAGGTCATCAGATCGATGCCCAGAGATCCAGCGCCGAACCCGACCATCGATCGGAGCGATTCCCGGGAAAACCGGAAAGCAGGCCGCCAGGTCCCACGAAGCCACAGCACGACCGCCGCGACAGCCACCGACACCAGGGTCTGCACCACGAGGGCCCATACCCCCGCACCTGCGAGCGCCAGGGGCACTGCGACGGCGGCTCCCGCGAGGGTGCCGGAGAGCTGACGCACCGACAACGCCTTGAACTTCAGTTCCCGCTCCAGCATCGCCGCAGGCACGCTCGAGACGGCGGCGATCGGGAGCGATAGCCCCATGATCTGAAGGACGAGCCCGAGCCGTGGTTCACCCAACAAGGCCCCGAGGAGGGGAGCCGTGGCTGCCAATAGTGCGTAAAGCAGGACCGAGAGGCCCACGGAGGTCCAGAAGGCTGTCGAGGAGTCCACGAGAGTCACCGTCTTCCGCTGAACCAGCACTCGGCTGATACTCGAATCGACAAAGACGAGGAGCACCCCAGTGAAGATGGTGGCAAGTGACAGCAGCCCGAAATCCTCGACGGCGATCAAGCGGGTGAGAATCGCGAAGACTAGAAAGCTCGTCACGCGAGCGCCCCATTTCTCCAACGCGACCCAGAACACCGCGTGCGATGTGCGACGCCGGAGGTCATCGGCACCGTCACCAGCGATACTCATTCACCACCGACCCAGAGGTCACTCGGGAACGCAGCCATCAGAGGAGCTGGGTCCCAATCAGGAAGCGACTCGCCACCCATCGACAGCGCTTCGTCAACCGACTCGGCTACCCCGAAGGTCTCACGTCCCGTTCCCCGGTAGTAATCCTCATACTTGAAGAGCGGCTCCGTCGACGAGCGAACCAGGCGCGCCCTGATACCGAAGCTCTCCGCGACGATGACACCGTGCAGAGAGCTTCCGACGACGAAATCGGCCGCTGCGATGCGCTTCACGACCTCCCAGAGCGGCGCGGTGGGGTCGATCACGTCACTGCGATGCTGCACCCGCGCATGGTCGTGAAGGTTGGGTATGACCACATGATCGACTTCGGCCACCCCGCGAGCCACCTCACGACGATCCCAGAGGTGCCCGACCAACAGCCCGGGATCTCCGTATACCGCCGGCGACTTGATCCCCTGTTCCGCAAGGAAGGCACGGGTCAGAGGGCCTCGAACCGCTCGTACGTCGAGCTTCGTGGCCGTGAATGGCTCTGACATCGTCTTGCCGTTGACCCCGGTGCCCCACACCACATCGCCATCGCGGGCCATCCGCATAATCGAGCCGACCGATACCAGCCGGCGATCTCTAGCTGGTGGGGTGAGAGATTGCCGCGCGACCATCTCGTCGACGATGACGGGACCCAGCAGGTCACCAAAATTATTGACGGGCCGACGGATCGGGATGAGCTTACCGACGAGCCCGGGTAGGACTCGTCGCGAGGGATTCCAGTGCACCACCTCGACTGCCATCTACCGCCCCTTGGCCATGTCGCGCGCTTTGCGGTAGACGTCACCGTGCTTCCGGCCCACACTCGCCCAATCGCGCGAGTCGAATGTCGGATGCGCGTCACCCGGTCTGTCGAGTGCCGCTACCTCCTCCAACGTCCCCTCGATGATCTCGCTCGAGAGCTCGCCAGTATAGAACCAGATCCATCCCGGGCCCACCTCCTGACTGATCGATCGGTTGACCGGGGTATCGAGGGTGAGCACCGGACGACCGAGAGAGAGAGCCACGAGCAAAATCCCGGAATTGTGCATCTCCCGGTACGGGAGCACGATCAGCTGGGCAGCTGTGACCTCCGCCACCATCTCCTT of the Herbiconiux flava genome contains:
- a CDS encoding polysaccharide pyruvyl transferase family protein, encoding MAVEVVHWNPSRRVLPGLVGKLIPIRRPVNNFGDLLGPVIVDEMVARQSLTPPARDRRLVSVGSIMRMARDGDVVWGTGVNGKTMSEPFTATKLDVRAVRGPLTRAFLAEQGIKSPAVYGDPGLLVGHLWDRREVARGVAEVDHVVIPNLHDHARVQHRSDVIDPTAPLWEVVKRIAAADFVVGSSLHGVIVAESFGIRARLVRSSTEPLFKYEDYYRGTGRETFGVAESVDEALSMGGESLPDWDPAPLMAAFPSDLWVGGE
- a CDS encoding lipopolysaccharide biosynthesis protein, with protein sequence MSIAGDGADDLRRRTSHAVFWVALEKWGARVTSFLVFAILTRLIAVEDFGLLSLATIFTGVLLVFVDSSISRVLVQRKTVTLVDSSTAFWTSVGLSVLLYALLAATAPLLGALLGEPRLGLVLQIMGLSLPIAAVSSVPAAMLERELKFKALSVRQLSGTLAGAAVAVPLALAGAGVWALVVQTLVSVAVAAVVLWLRGTWRPAFRFSRESLRSMVGFGAGSLGIDLMTYAQANIDKLLVGALFGPTTLGYYYVAQRALILLSELITSVIGRISLTTFSRVQDDLPRLRRAMMRMTFVTAGIAIMVFGTIALLAEQILPFLVGGDWGPSTPIFQLLAPSAALLAVTSFDGPALLALGAVRQSFLLSLSQNIFGILLLLAAAPFGVLAVALSRSVRVLLFWPVRLIVLRRYVEMPALKYSGQVLRSLAAFLPSAAFIVGMQFTPWAEVSQPFWAFAVPVALVSAVLYLPLAWLFAGDENRAAVGSVLGDFVRRRPKST